The proteins below are encoded in one region of Candidatus Saccharimonadales bacterium:
- a CDS encoding glycosyltransferase, whose translation MNDKLPLVSIVIVNWNGLEDTKQCLKSIGELHYENIEIIVVDNGSVDGSKEYLSALDDIIYIDLPTNTGFTGGHIAGKEVAKGDFIILVNNDLVMDPEWINHALDSFNSHPDAAVVGGKQYMWNDENPAQDATNDYFAFQEVDQSTGNTYTSLVGEEERSVDAISGACMMVKTESLKKVGYLDDDFFTYYEETDLTARLLRAGYRTYYNPRAVAWHKVAASTTRVNKKNSYYLYMMHRNRYMYAIKNFDNKFVREFRRNYFKEVTRSLLRPLKSSIQVRIRAYVWNKLHMKQHLYKRQKIMPLGETYNNHLNEYEPRDATFIIPCYNYGNYVQEAIDSALRQTIPPKKVLIINDGSTDNSRAVIDTYKDNPLVEIIHQQNKGVVATKNLGIEKTSTYWTIFLDADDKIENDYVEKLINTAHSGGYAIVYTDMKVFGATNDVIKARPFNIRSMLQRSYVHNSSLIKTSYLKQIGGYKEEMRDGVEDWELYLTLYEAGAKFGYHDEPIFSYRYHDSSMSRNTQVAKREMEFYRRIAGLHPELFGIRAQLQRRLSRIWYLTTLLVKNPLIAVAIARSAPRALRAALEAIKSGVRDYQNNNKSS comes from the coding sequence ATGAACGATAAATTACCACTAGTTAGCATTGTAATTGTAAACTGGAACGGGCTTGAGGACACCAAACAGTGCCTTAAATCTATTGGCGAATTACATTACGAGAACATTGAGATAATTGTGGTCGATAACGGATCAGTTGATGGGTCGAAGGAATACCTAAGTGCCCTAGACGATATTATCTACATTGATTTGCCCACCAATACTGGATTTACTGGTGGCCACATTGCAGGAAAAGAGGTTGCAAAAGGTGATTTTATTATTCTCGTCAATAATGATCTGGTCATGGATCCGGAGTGGATCAATCACGCCCTAGATAGTTTTAATTCCCATCCTGATGCTGCTGTAGTTGGCGGAAAACAGTACATGTGGAATGATGAAAATCCGGCACAAGATGCAACCAATGACTACTTTGCCTTTCAGGAGGTAGACCAATCTACCGGAAATACTTACACTTCTCTCGTAGGAGAAGAGGAACGATCAGTAGATGCCATCTCTGGTGCCTGCATGATGGTAAAAACTGAATCCCTTAAAAAAGTCGGCTATTTAGATGATGATTTTTTCACCTACTATGAAGAAACCGACCTTACCGCGCGCCTCTTAAGAGCTGGTTACCGCACCTACTATAATCCAAGGGCCGTAGCTTGGCACAAGGTTGCAGCAAGCACCACGCGAGTCAACAAAAAAAATTCATATTACCTCTACATGATGCATCGAAACAGGTACATGTATGCTATCAAGAACTTTGATAATAAATTTGTGCGCGAGTTCCGGCGCAACTATTTCAAGGAGGTTACCAGATCACTCCTTAGGCCACTGAAATCAAGCATCCAAGTTCGTATCCGAGCTTATGTCTGGAACAAGCTACACATGAAGCAACACCTGTATAAACGACAGAAGATTATGCCCCTTGGTGAAACTTATAACAATCATCTCAACGAATACGAACCCCGTGATGCTACATTCATAATCCCATGCTATAACTACGGAAACTACGTTCAAGAGGCTATTGATTCTGCCCTTCGACAAACTATTCCGCCCAAGAAAGTTCTGATTATTAATGATGGCTCAACAGACAATAGTCGAGCGGTAATTGACACATATAAGGACAACCCATTAGTGGAGATTATTCATCAGCAGAATAAGGGTGTAGTGGCCACTAAAAATCTTGGTATAGAAAAAACTTCTACATACTGGACTATATTCTTAGATGCTGATGATAAAATCGAGAATGATTATGTCGAGAAATTGATAAACACAGCCCACTCTGGTGGGTATGCTATCGTCTATACCGACATGAAAGTTTTTGGGGCGACTAATGACGTCATTAAGGCTCGACCCTTTAATATTCGTTCGATGCTACAAAGAAGCTATGTGCACAATAGCTCACTAATTAAGACCTCTTACCTTAAGCAGATAGGAGGATATAAAGAAGAGATGAGAGATGGAGTTGAAGACTGGGAGCTATATCTTACTCTCTACGAAGCGGGAGCGAAGTTCGGATACCACGACGAGCCCATCTTCAGCTATCGATATCATGACTCGTCTATGAGCCGTAACACTCAAGTAGCCAAACGAGAAATGGAATTTTACAGACGAATCGCTGGGCTGCATCCTGAATTATTTGGAATTCGAGCACAACTCCAGAGAAGACTATCGCGAATCTGGTACCTCACAACCTTGCTCGTTAAGAATCCCTTGATTGCAGTTGCTATTGCTCGAAGCGCCCCCCGTGCTTTGCGCGCTGCCCTTGAAGCGATCAAGAGCGGCGTTAGAGACTACCAAAATAATAATAAATCTTCATAA
- a CDS encoding glycosyltransferase yields the protein MAKLKILILCHDVIGEKMAGPGIRYQNIAKVLENDFSVTLGVFSKHGADNHENITAINPDSNDYREHFDDADVVFAQWLSDSMLDYAKARGVIVIFDLYAPVPVEYLANLAFAKSEPSPLQISNYESVIEMYRRYLSTGQLFVCSNERQRDFWTGYTAAMNLLDVGTFKKKSRQDNFIIGPMGIDPNIPKSSKLMLRKKLGLKKSDFVLLWTGGIWDWFDAQIIIRAMSKLSDNSIKLVFLGTKHPNPIYKEEMNESTLARKLASELGLTDKTVFFLDGWIPYEERGNYLLDADVAIYSDKESPETRLAHRTRVLDHFWSLLPTICPRGDFLSEKIEQKELGIVVDERSEEAFVQAIIKLHSDTAFYTKIVNNIKQERQHFTWESTLSQLVDHLKTMNVPSLRKQIIKDSVASPRNTLPLLQRIKRAARIILLGR from the coding sequence TTGGCAAAACTCAAAATTCTAATTCTGTGTCATGATGTTATCGGCGAAAAAATGGCCGGCCCGGGCATACGATACCAGAATATCGCTAAAGTACTCGAAAATGATTTCAGTGTAACGCTCGGAGTGTTTTCAAAACACGGTGCAGACAACCACGAAAATATAACGGCCATTAACCCCGATAGCAATGACTACCGAGAACACTTTGATGACGCCGACGTAGTATTTGCCCAATGGCTAAGCGACTCTATGCTTGATTATGCCAAGGCGAGGGGAGTCATTGTAATCTTTGATCTCTACGCTCCTGTGCCTGTCGAGTATTTAGCAAACTTAGCATTTGCTAAATCTGAACCTTCTCCACTACAAATCAGTAACTACGAATCGGTAATAGAAATGTATAGACGCTACTTAAGCACTGGGCAGCTGTTTGTGTGCTCCAATGAGCGACAACGAGATTTCTGGACCGGGTACACTGCTGCGATGAATCTGCTTGATGTAGGCACATTCAAAAAAAAATCGCGACAAGACAACTTTATTATCGGCCCCATGGGAATAGACCCCAACATCCCCAAATCATCTAAACTTATGCTGCGCAAGAAGTTGGGCTTAAAGAAATCAGATTTCGTACTGCTCTGGACTGGAGGCATCTGGGACTGGTTTGATGCACAGATAATCATCCGAGCGATGAGCAAGTTATCTGATAACAGTATCAAGCTTGTCTTCTTGGGGACAAAGCATCCTAATCCCATTTATAAAGAAGAAATGAATGAGAGTACACTTGCAAGAAAACTTGCATCAGAATTAGGTCTTACCGATAAAACTGTCTTCTTTCTTGATGGGTGGATTCCCTACGAAGAGAGAGGTAACTACTTGCTCGATGCAGATGTCGCTATCTACTCTGACAAAGAATCGCCCGAAACTAGATTAGCTCATAGAACCAGAGTCTTGGATCATTTTTGGTCACTTCTTCCAACCATCTGTCCGCGCGGCGATTTTCTCTCTGAAAAGATTGAGCAAAAAGAGCTTGGTATAGTGGTAGACGAACGCTCAGAAGAAGCATTCGTCCAGGCAATTATTAAACTGCATTCAGATACGGCTTTTTATACTAAAATTGTTAATAATATCAAACAGGAAAGGCAACATTTTACTTGGGAGAGTACCTTGAGCCAGTTAGTTGACCACTTAAAGACTATGAACGTACCCTCGTTAAGGAAGCAGATTATCAAAGACTCTGTAGCTTCCCCGAGGAATACCCTTCCTCTTCTACAGCGAATAAAACGTGCGGCTAGAATTATACTTCTTGGGAGATAA
- a CDS encoding DUF6077 domain-containing protein, which yields MSETTITPMFLLHLFATTSILIALFYSYGLLAKRHIAPQLQSIAGGFVLFLAVNELLALPFILNHLAFYAFYAVFLALNTVVLIYGLVIFIKKIRDGEIAFKKPSLMAIFAIISLLVSIGLAQFYVKYDADDAFYVSLTEQSIGTDQLYLYDPSTGNAEFPISKAYIFQSWELLQASMAHSFQLTAVEFAHSLIPMLIMILVFSAHKYIYKDLLRSDEYTYLALLLLFIFLLFSGFSIYSQGSFLMTRSWQGKAILAALILPMLLNSLLATYNRPDNKEAYISIGVLLIAGMALNPAIIFLGATPIGVFGALTVIKYRNFSSALKLSATLLPVIIMGVAAKLMVSSGVGGSLDPKILPDGRTYGNYLQRFIGGTRYLYVVLLGACLSLKKKIDMRIVTLVIIFPAALFATILNPLLFEPLYTYITTNTYWRLFWIIPITIMVPIAGVHIYSFINEAFARILPKAVDLTRIGVIVAVSLVYIGAGTFIYSHPDSTFDNSRHKAPVGVSEVANELTEQPQGVILAASSPAVYLHNFTSKHQLLVSRKFYIPSYHPAGTTEYNELRLMFNIINNTDTHSISQDRFMQLLKKYKVDYMISPQRNTYIKSFATEFSLDTIFKSEYYSVYELN from the coding sequence ATGAGTGAGACAACCATTACACCCATGTTCCTGCTTCATCTTTTTGCTACAACATCTATTCTGATTGCGCTCTTTTACTCGTATGGGCTGTTAGCCAAGCGGCATATCGCCCCTCAGCTTCAAAGTATCGCAGGGGGATTTGTACTATTTTTAGCAGTTAATGAGCTACTCGCACTCCCGTTTATATTAAATCATTTAGCCTTCTATGCCTTCTATGCCGTTTTTCTTGCTTTAAATACCGTCGTATTGATATATGGATTGGTAATTTTTATTAAAAAAATAAGAGACGGAGAAATTGCGTTTAAAAAACCGTCGCTTATGGCCATATTTGCCATCATCTCTCTGCTTGTCTCGATTGGATTAGCTCAATTCTATGTAAAGTATGACGCCGATGATGCGTTTTATGTTAGCCTAACGGAGCAAAGCATAGGTACCGATCAACTGTACCTGTATGATCCATCAACCGGAAATGCTGAATTCCCCATATCGAAGGCATACATATTCCAGTCATGGGAGCTTCTCCAGGCATCTATGGCTCACAGCTTTCAACTAACTGCAGTCGAGTTTGCCCATAGTCTTATTCCGATGCTCATCATGATTCTCGTCTTTTCTGCCCATAAGTATATCTATAAAGATCTTTTACGCTCTGACGAGTACACTTATCTTGCGCTGCTGCTTCTGTTTATATTCCTATTATTTAGTGGATTCTCAATATACTCACAAGGATCTTTCCTTATGACTCGTTCGTGGCAAGGCAAAGCAATCCTAGCTGCGCTTATTCTCCCAATGTTACTGAATTCCCTCCTGGCTACATATAATCGACCCGATAATAAAGAGGCGTACATTTCTATCGGCGTCCTATTAATTGCCGGCATGGCATTAAACCCTGCCATTATCTTTCTTGGGGCAACGCCTATAGGGGTGTTTGGCGCCCTAACTGTAATTAAGTACCGTAACTTTAGTTCTGCTTTAAAGCTATCTGCAACACTCTTGCCAGTCATAATTATGGGTGTTGCTGCAAAACTTATGGTTAGTAGTGGCGTTGGTGGTTCGTTAGACCCCAAGATACTTCCCGACGGTCGTACATACGGAAATTATCTACAACGTTTCATCGGTGGTACCCGCTACTTGTACGTAGTACTACTTGGAGCCTGTTTATCTTTAAAGAAAAAGATAGATATGCGCATAGTTACCCTTGTGATAATCTTTCCTGCCGCACTTTTCGCAACCATATTGAACCCACTACTATTTGAACCCCTATACACGTACATAACCACCAACACCTACTGGCGTCTATTTTGGATTATACCCATAACTATCATGGTCCCAATTGCCGGGGTGCATATATATAGTTTTATTAATGAGGCCTTTGCAAGGATTCTTCCGAAAGCAGTGGATCTAACGAGAATCGGGGTTATTGTAGCTGTCTCGCTTGTGTACATAGGGGCTGGTACTTTTATCTATAGCCACCCAGACAGTACATTTGATAATTCTCGGCACAAGGCTCCTGTCGGTGTTAGTGAAGTGGCAAACGAACTTACTGAGCAACCCCAAGGTGTCATCTTGGCTGCATCGAGCCCTGCAGTTTACCTACATAATTTCACATCAAAGCATCAGCTACTGGTATCACGAAAATTTTATATTCCATCCTATCATCCAGCAGGGACTACCGAGTATAACGAACTTCGGCTTATGTTTAACATAATAAATAACACCGATACGCATAGCATCTCACAAGATAGATTTATGCAACTTCTTAAAAAATATAAAGTAGATTATATGATCTCTCCGCAGAGGAATACCTACATAAAAAGCTTTGCGACGGAGTTTTCTCTCGATACGATTTTTAAGTCAGAATATTATTCAGTATATGAACTTAACTAG
- a CDS encoding glycosyltransferase encodes MKLIVFSICKNEAKTIGKVLDLVPETIPGIHTIEKWVLSDGSTDGTVDVAERHGAKVIDGRYQKRLAYRFQEAVDIALHAKADVMVNIDGDLQFDPRDIPRLIEPILKDGYDFVAADRFTDSETGKKRRPENMPASKYWANRLGARVVSILTKEKFNDVTCGFRAYNRRALLGINLNGKYTYTQESFQVLAMKRMNIATIPLGVKYYPDRKSRVVTNFTQFLFGSGLNILRAYRDFAPLRFFGLLSFVSALAGIILLTFLGVHWLQEGKLTPYKSVGFIGIYFVTVGLFMLGLGLVADMLQRLNNNQEKILEKVKTIELMTSEENE; translated from the coding sequence TTGAAATTAATTGTTTTTTCAATCTGCAAAAATGAAGCTAAAACCATTGGCAAGGTGCTTGATTTAGTACCAGAAACCATCCCGGGTATTCACACAATTGAAAAATGGGTACTAAGTGATGGCAGTACTGATGGGACGGTTGATGTAGCCGAACGACATGGCGCCAAGGTGATTGATGGTCGTTATCAAAAACGTTTGGCTTACCGATTTCAAGAGGCGGTAGATATAGCTTTGCACGCAAAAGCCGACGTAATGGTCAACATCGACGGGGATCTTCAGTTTGACCCACGCGATATTCCGCGGCTAATAGAGCCGATACTGAAGGATGGTTACGATTTTGTTGCTGCTGATAGGTTCACCGATTCTGAAACTGGGAAAAAAAGAAGACCAGAGAATATGCCAGCTAGTAAATATTGGGCAAACAGACTAGGCGCTCGAGTCGTAAGTATACTTACTAAAGAGAAGTTCAATGATGTTACCTGCGGATTCAGGGCGTATAATCGGCGGGCCCTGCTGGGCATAAATCTAAATGGAAAGTACACTTACACCCAAGAGTCTTTCCAGGTGTTAGCTATGAAAAGAATGAATATTGCCACTATTCCGCTAGGTGTAAAGTACTACCCGGATCGAAAATCTCGAGTCGTTACTAATTTTACACAATTCTTGTTTGGCAGTGGTTTAAATATATTGAGAGCCTATAGGGACTTTGCGCCTTTGCGTTTCTTCGGACTGCTCAGCTTTGTAAGTGCACTAGCGGGAATAATACTATTAACATTTCTCGGCGTTCATTGGCTCCAAGAAGGGAAATTGACACCATATAAATCTGTAGGGTTCATAGGTATTTATTTTGTAACAGTGGGACTATTTATGCTTGGACTCGGACTAGTTGCTGACATGCTGCAAAGATTGAATAATAACCAGGAAAAAATACTGGAAAAAGTTAAAACTATAGAGTTAATGACTTCTGAAGAAAATGAATAG
- a CDS encoding UDP-N-acetylglucosamine 2-epimerase — protein MLECEKQGLEWRWIYTAQHKETIAQSLETFQLPLADYTIFDWDSEAKTMGKVWYWFLRILLQLSKGKKIFAGYTGKKHIVLTHGDTLTTWWGALLGRLYGCQVMHVEAGLRSFNIFKPFPEEINRLITFRLANYYACPGDWAVENLTKYKGVKINTHQNTQLDTLMFGLKNCDRSEAVLPNSKYVVASIHRYENIFNQNRFSDILEKIKFVSDSFIVLFVQHPATEEQLKKFNLMQNISNSKKIKLLPRLEYLDFIKTVKHSEFVITDGGGNQEELYHMGKPTLIFRNETERQEGLGVTAVISKLDDKIINSFIDNYKDYERKKLVEYESPSEIIANHLKGMGYGK, from the coding sequence ATGTTGGAGTGTGAGAAACAGGGACTGGAGTGGCGTTGGATATATACCGCTCAACACAAAGAGACTATTGCTCAGTCACTCGAAACCTTCCAACTTCCGCTAGCAGACTACACAATCTTTGATTGGGACAGCGAAGCGAAAACCATGGGGAAAGTATGGTATTGGTTTCTGCGAATACTTCTTCAACTTAGTAAAGGAAAAAAGATTTTTGCTGGGTATACCGGTAAAAAACATATTGTACTTACGCATGGCGATACATTAACGACATGGTGGGGGGCGTTGCTAGGTAGATTATACGGTTGTCAAGTTATGCACGTTGAGGCTGGGTTGCGTAGTTTCAATATTTTCAAACCCTTTCCCGAAGAGATAAATCGACTTATTACATTTCGTTTGGCTAATTACTATGCCTGTCCAGGGGATTGGGCGGTAGAAAATCTCACTAAGTATAAGGGTGTAAAAATAAATACGCATCAAAATACACAACTAGACACTTTAATGTTTGGGCTGAAAAACTGTGACAGATCCGAAGCGGTGCTTCCAAATAGCAAGTATGTAGTTGCTAGTATCCATAGGTATGAGAACATATTTAATCAGAATAGGTTTTCAGATATCCTTGAAAAGATTAAATTTGTCTCAGATTCATTTATTGTCTTGTTTGTGCAACACCCAGCTACAGAGGAGCAACTTAAAAAATTTAATCTAATGCAGAACATTAGTAACTCAAAGAAAATTAAACTACTGCCTAGACTTGAGTATCTCGACTTCATAAAGACTGTTAAACACAGCGAGTTTGTTATAACTGATGGAGGCGGAAACCAAGAAGAGCTGTACCACATGGGAAAACCGACATTGATATTTAGAAACGAAACCGAGAGACAGGAGGGCTTAGGTGTGACTGCCGTGATATCAAAGTTGGATGACAAGATTATAAATAGTTTCATTGATAATTATAAAGATTATGAAAGAAAGAAGCTGGTAGAGTACGAATCACCGTCTGAAATCATAGCTAACCATCTTAAGGGTATGGGCTATGGCAAATAA
- a CDS encoding glycosyltransferase, protein MANKVSIVLATYTGEDHIDDCLQSLLDQNAGDYEFEVVVVIDGPNKTLRQKVETKNDDFVGRGIPFTIFQFEKNQGRYVARLKGAQIAKNPQLLLVDDRSLLDANYLNAVVESGESCIISNAIESESPTLISRVLYLLRRKIYSGGWGEKFDSYYITDQNFEKSPKGTTGFWVSKKMFLEACAAIKGKNLKSVNEDTKLFKYILSQGKKLYKSSEAKVYYRPRTEVSEELRHLYGRGPRFVDYYFQKGTRYYKHIWLLAVLLPIFTAALVALPQLFIGVIIGFSISTIVVAVLIATRLRDILVVIVGLPLVVGAFVAGVIKGLAAKARR, encoded by the coding sequence ATGGCAAATAAAGTATCCATTGTATTAGCAACATACACCGGTGAAGATCATATTGATGATTGCCTTCAAAGTTTACTAGATCAAAATGCAGGAGACTACGAATTTGAAGTAGTAGTGGTCATTGACGGACCGAATAAAACACTAAGGCAGAAGGTAGAAACTAAGAACGATGATTTTGTAGGAAGAGGAATACCATTTACCATTTTTCAGTTTGAAAAGAATCAAGGCAGGTATGTAGCAAGATTAAAAGGGGCACAAATTGCTAAGAATCCTCAGCTACTTCTTGTTGATGATAGAAGCTTGCTAGACGCTAACTATCTCAATGCGGTGGTTGAGTCAGGCGAAAGTTGTATTATATCGAATGCTATAGAGTCTGAGTCTCCGACATTGATTAGTCGGGTGCTGTATCTCTTACGCCGTAAAATTTATAGTGGTGGATGGGGTGAAAAGTTTGATTCTTACTATATAACGGACCAAAATTTTGAGAAATCCCCAAAGGGTACTACAGGTTTTTGGGTTAGCAAGAAAATGTTCTTGGAAGCCTGTGCGGCAATCAAGGGGAAAAACCTAAAATCAGTAAACGAAGACACTAAGCTATTTAAATATATACTGTCGCAAGGCAAAAAATTGTATAAGTCTAGCGAGGCGAAGGTATATTATCGCCCCAGAACTGAAGTAAGTGAGGAGCTCAGGCATCTTTACGGAAGGGGTCCAAGATTCGTTGACTATTACTTCCAGAAAGGGACACGCTATTATAAACATATTTGGCTCTTAGCAGTATTACTGCCTATTTTTACTGCTGCACTAGTGGCGCTCCCCCAATTATTTATAGGGGTAATCATAGGGTTCTCTATATCTACTATAGTTGTAGCGGTACTTATAGCTACAAGACTGAGGGATATCCTGGTGGTTATCGTCGGACTGCCTCTTGTGGTAGGTGCTTTTGTCGCTGGTGTTATAAAAGGGCTTGCCGCAAAAGCCCGGAGGTAA
- a CDS encoding NAD-dependent epimerase/dehydratase family protein, which translates to MESSKKEEYMKTFLVTGGAGFIGSNIAKKLSGAEDAAVVGVRRTLDNPVSVLRDIDGIKNILDLSKNTGVKRVFFASSSEVYGEPVEMPQHEERTPLNSRLPYAIVKNVGEAFLRSYKQEFGLDYTIFRFFNTYGPGQSADFVMSKFIDAALAGSDITIYGDGMQSRTFCYVDDNIEATTNAITDESTVDRVINIGNDQETSILSLAEKIISLIGSKSKIVHLPPLKEGDMTRRQPDISEMSKLLGRDLTPLDKGIEKLLEYKVHHSN; encoded by the coding sequence GTGGAGAGTTCAAAGAAAGAGGAGTACATGAAAACATTCTTAGTTACTGGGGGTGCAGGGTTCATTGGAAGCAACATAGCAAAGAAGCTTTCTGGAGCAGAAGACGCCGCAGTGGTTGGGGTGCGTCGCACTTTAGATAATCCCGTCTCCGTGCTAAGAGACATAGATGGGATTAAAAATATTCTCGATCTTTCTAAGAATACAGGAGTAAAGAGAGTTTTCTTCGCTTCTTCATCAGAGGTTTATGGTGAGCCAGTTGAAATGCCACAGCATGAGGAGAGAACTCCGCTTAACTCACGTCTACCGTATGCCATTGTTAAAAATGTCGGAGAAGCATTCCTGCGCTCATATAAACAAGAATTCGGCTTAGACTATACGATATTTAGGTTTTTTAATACATACGGCCCAGGGCAGAGTGCAGATTTTGTGATGTCTAAATTTATAGATGCTGCCTTAGCTGGAAGTGATATAACTATCTATGGAGATGGGATGCAGTCTCGTACTTTTTGCTATGTGGATGACAATATTGAGGCAACTACGAATGCAATTACAGACGAGAGTACGGTCGATAGGGTCATTAATATAGGTAACGACCAGGAGACTTCTATACTTAGCTTGGCAGAAAAGATAATTTCGCTGATTGGTTCAAAGTCGAAGATTGTGCATCTCCCGCCCTTAAAAGAGGGAGACATGACACGGCGACAGCCTGACATAAGTGAGATGAGTAAGCTTCTTGGACGAGACCTCACGCCACTAGATAAAGGAATTGAGAAGCTGTTAGAGTATAAAGTTCACCATAGCAATTAA
- a CDS encoding adenylyltransferase/cytidyltransferase family protein, with amino-acid sequence MNEDIGKKTIGYTAGVFDLFHIGHLNILRNAKSMCDHLIVGVTADELVKYKGKTAIIPFRERLEIVQSIEYVDTVVGQYELDKYKAWELLKFDKIFVGNDWFGSKEWLEYEDKFEKVGVEVIYFPYTIGTSSTIITDVLKNSHKLLEQAEKEEENSLAAEARIKKRKK; translated from the coding sequence ATGAATGAGGACATAGGCAAAAAGACTATTGGATATACAGCGGGCGTATTTGATCTTTTCCACATTGGTCATTTGAATATTCTAAGAAATGCTAAATCAATGTGCGACCATTTGATCGTAGGAGTAACTGCCGATGAGCTGGTTAAGTATAAAGGGAAGACGGCTATAATTCCATTTCGAGAACGGCTAGAGATTGTGCAGAGTATTGAGTATGTAGATACAGTAGTCGGACAATACGAACTCGATAAGTATAAGGCGTGGGAACTGTTGAAGTTCGACAAGATATTCGTCGGCAATGATTGGTTTGGCAGCAAAGAGTGGTTAGAGTATGAAGACAAGTTCGAAAAGGTTGGTGTCGAGGTAATATATTTCCCCTACACAATCGGTACTTCTTCAACAATTATCACGGACGTGCTTAAGAATAGTCACAAGCTGCTTGAGCAGGCAGAAAAGGAAGAAGAGAATTCACTAGCCGCAGAAGCTAGAATAAAGAAGCGTAAAAAATAG
- a CDS encoding CDP-glycerol glycerophosphotransferase family protein, translated as MKFDKKNPLHWLYLVGGAIAVVVTLPARIFKSFREKPLVVLYGHKLNGNLKAFYDYVSSMTDPEFRVVYLTMDPVYYKQLKKQGVDVMLNHNPLHMFHVSQADVMMTDHGYHSIYIYYRWTSMKFVDVWHGIPYKGYTPSNFVAYQNYAGIWTSSPTLRKAYVNDFKLNDNIVKVTGYARIDPLVNDEYNLDSVREKYGIPTTFKKVVLLAPTWRQDDAGRSIIPFDLEISDFFNGLNDVASKSNTLIIFRAHLNSGDNIDIAQYENIKIMPYARYPVAEDFLAISDVLISDWSSIVFDYLPLRRPTIFLDVPSPFKDGFTVKPKYRFGEIVASYQTLLSSLEEYLERPDVFREKYKAIMSEANEVVYGDTADGRSSERYVKELKRLIGA; from the coding sequence ATGAAATTTGATAAAAAGAATCCTTTACACTGGTTATACCTGGTAGGAGGGGCGATAGCGGTAGTTGTCACGTTGCCAGCCCGTATATTTAAATCATTCAGAGAAAAGCCACTAGTTGTGCTTTATGGTCATAAACTAAACGGTAATCTTAAGGCTTTCTATGATTATGTAAGTAGCATGACCGATCCCGAGTTTCGAGTGGTCTACCTTACGATGGATCCAGTTTACTATAAACAGCTAAAGAAGCAGGGGGTTGATGTGATGCTAAATCACAACCCTCTTCATATGTTTCATGTATCTCAGGCAGATGTTATGATGACGGATCACGGTTACCATTCCATATACATTTATTATCGTTGGACCAGCATGAAATTCGTGGATGTATGGCATGGAATACCGTATAAAGGGTACACGCCAAGTAATTTTGTAGCTTATCAAAATTATGCTGGAATATGGACTTCGTCGCCCACCCTGAGGAAGGCTTATGTAAACGACTTTAAATTGAATGATAATATAGTAAAAGTTACTGGCTATGCTCGAATAGATCCCCTTGTTAACGATGAATATAATCTCGATTCCGTAAGAGAAAAGTATGGAATCCCGACTACGTTTAAAAAAGTTGTACTACTGGCACCTACTTGGAGGCAGGATGATGCAGGGCGCAGTATTATTCCTTTCGATTTAGAGATAAGCGATTTTTTTAATGGATTAAATGACGTAGCGTCCAAGAGCAATACTCTCATTATCTTCAGGGCACACCTCAATTCAGGAGACAATATTGACATTGCTCAGTATGAAAATATAAAGATAATGCCTTATGCAAGATACCCGGTGGCTGAAGACTTCCTTGCTATATCGGATGTATTAATTAGCGATTGGTCTTCAATTGTATTTGATTATTTGCCTTTACGACGACCAACTATTTTTCTTGATGTACCATCACCGTTCAAAGATGGTTTTACGGTAAAGCCAAAATATCGTTTCGGAGAAATAGTCGCTAGCTATCAGACACTACTCTCTTCGTTGGAAGAGTACCTCGAAAGGCCGGATGTTTTTAGGGAAAAGTATAAAGCCATTATGAGTGAAGCAAATGAAGTGGTGTATGGGGATACGGCAGATGGACGATCAAGTGAGAGATATGTGAAAGAGCTGAAAAGGCTTATAGGTGCGTAG